From a single Nissabacter sp. SGAir0207 genomic region:
- the emrB gene encoding multidrug efflux MFS transporter permease subunit EmrB has protein sequence MTVALALATFMQVLDSTIANVAIPTIAGNLGASNSQGTWVITSFGVANAISIPITGWLAKRFGEVRLFVWSTAMFAIASWLCGISNSLEMLIFFRVVQGIVAGPLIPLSQSLLLGNYPPAKRSIALALWSMTVIVAPICGPILGGYISDNYHWGWIFFINVPIGVAVVMLTLQTLRNRETRTEIKPIDTVGLVLLVVGIGCLQVMLDRGKELDWFSSPEIIILTVVAVVALTFLIVWELTDDHPIVDLSLFKQRNFTIGCLSISLAYMLYFGAIVLLPQLLQEVYGYTATWAGLASAPVGILPVILSPIIGRFAHKLDMRRLVTFSFIMYAVCFFWRAWTFEPGMDFGASAWPQFIQGFAVACFFMPLTTITLSGLPPERLAAASSLSNFMRTLAGSIGTSITTTMWTDREAMHHAHLTESVNPYNPLAQQSYQQLEQLGMSQQQASAYLAQQITNQGLIMSANEIFWLSGCIFILLLALVWFARPPFGAGPGGGGGAH, from the coding sequence ATGACGGTCGCGCTGGCGCTGGCGACCTTTATGCAAGTGCTGGACTCCACCATCGCCAACGTCGCCATCCCGACCATCGCCGGTAACCTCGGCGCGTCCAACTCCCAGGGCACCTGGGTGATCACCAGTTTCGGGGTGGCGAACGCCATCTCGATCCCCATCACCGGCTGGCTGGCAAAGCGCTTCGGCGAGGTGCGGCTGTTTGTCTGGTCAACGGCGATGTTCGCCATCGCCTCCTGGCTGTGCGGTATCTCCAACAGCCTGGAGATGCTGATCTTCTTCCGCGTGGTGCAGGGCATCGTCGCCGGGCCGCTGATCCCGCTGTCACAGAGCCTGCTGCTGGGCAACTACCCACCGGCGAAGCGCAGCATCGCGCTGGCGCTCTGGTCGATGACGGTGATTGTCGCGCCCATCTGTGGCCCAATCCTCGGCGGTTACATCAGCGATAACTACCACTGGGGCTGGATCTTCTTCATCAACGTGCCGATTGGCGTGGCGGTGGTGATGCTGACGTTGCAGACGCTGCGTAACCGCGAGACGCGTACCGAGATCAAGCCGATTGATACCGTCGGGCTGGTGCTGCTGGTGGTGGGCATCGGCTGTTTGCAGGTGATGCTGGACCGGGGCAAGGAGCTGGATTGGTTCAGCTCGCCGGAGATCATCATCCTGACGGTGGTGGCGGTGGTGGCGCTGACCTTCCTGATTGTCTGGGAGCTGACGGACGACCACCCGATTGTCGATCTGTCGCTGTTCAAGCAGCGCAACTTTACCATCGGCTGCCTGAGCATCAGCCTCGCCTACATGCTCTACTTCGGTGCGATAGTGCTGTTGCCGCAGCTGTTGCAGGAGGTCTACGGCTACACCGCCACCTGGGCTGGGCTGGCCTCCGCGCCGGTCGGCATCCTGCCGGTGATCCTGTCGCCGATTATCGGCCGCTTCGCCCACAAGCTGGATATGCGGCGGCTGGTGACCTTCAGCTTTATCATGTACGCGGTCTGCTTCTTCTGGCGCGCCTGGACTTTTGAGCCGGGGATGGACTTCGGGGCCTCGGCCTGGCCGCAGTTTATTCAGGGCTTCGCCGTGGCCTGCTTCTTCATGCCGCTGACCACCATTACCCTCTCCGGCCTGCCGCCGGAGCGGCTGGCGGCAGCCTCCAGTCTGTCGAACTTTATGCGCACGCTGGCCGGTTCCATCGGCACCTCCATCACCACCACCATGTGGACCGACCGTGAGGCAATGCACCATGCGCACCTGACTGAGTCGGTGAACCCCTATAATCCGCTGGCGCAGCAGAGCTATCAGCAGCTTGAGCAGCTCGGCATGAGCCAGCAACAGGCCTCCGCCTATCTGGCACAGCAGATCACCAATCAGGGGCTGATTATGTCGGCCAATGAGATCTTCTGGCTCTCCGGCTGCATCTTCATCCTGCTGCTGGCGCTGGTGTGGTTTGCCCGTCCGCCGTTTGGCGCCGGGCCGGGTGGCGGCGGTGGCGCGCACTGA
- the mprA gene encoding transcriptional repressor MprA, producing the protein MDSSFTPIEQMLAFRAKRQKDFPYQEILLTRLCMHMQSKLLENRNKMLKAQGINETLFMALITLDAQESHSIQPSELSSALGSSRTNATRIADELEKRGWIERRESDNDRRCLHLHMTPAGEDFLRQLLPPQHQALHFLWSTLDEGEQKQLEVLTRKLLSRLDQMDVKEHAAAL; encoded by the coding sequence ATGGACAGTTCGTTTACCCCTATTGAACAGATGCTGGCATTCCGCGCTAAACGCCAGAAGGATTTTCCCTATCAGGAGATCCTGCTGACGCGCCTCTGCATGCATATGCAGAGCAAACTGCTGGAAAACCGCAACAAGATGCTCAAGGCCCAAGGCATCAACGAAACCCTGTTTATGGCGTTGATCACCCTGGATGCGCAGGAGAGCCACAGCATTCAGCCCTCTGAGTTAAGCTCGGCGCTCGGCTCGTCGCGCACCAATGCCACCCGCATCGCCGATGAGCTGGAGAAGCGCGGCTGGATTGAGCGCCGCGAGAGCGACAACGATCGCCGCTGCCTGCATCTGCACATGACCCCGGCGGGCGAGGATTTCCTGCGTCAACTGCTGCCGCCTCAGCATCAGGCCCTGCACTTCCTATGGTCCACGCTGGACGAGGGCGAACAGAAGCAACTGGAGGTGCTGACGCGCAAGCTGTTGAGCCGGCTTGACCAGATGGATGTCAAGGAGCACGCGGCCGCGCTGTAA
- a CDS encoding MFS transporter has translation MTQEHKKATLTPLLTLLMSIATGLAVASNYYAQPLLETIAQHFALSVNQAGFIVTVAQVSYACGLLFLVPLGDKFERRNMIVLMMLLAAAGMLVTASSTTLPLMLFGTALTGLFSVVAQVLVPLAATMAEPHRRGKVIGTIMSGLLLGILLARTVAGAVASVGGWRAIYWIASVLMFIMAGVLWRVLPRYKQHSDLNYAQLLGSIFTLFLRNPLLRTRALIGMMSFANFSILWTSMAFLLASPPFNFSEGTIGLFGLAGAAGALGATRAGHLADKGFAKHTTTAALLLLLLSWGAIYWGSVSVGWLVVGILVLDLAVQGVHITNQSVIYRTLPEARNRLTAGYMTSYFIGGAAGSLLSASAYQHFGWAGVAGVGASIAAVNLLHWLLNAKH, from the coding sequence ATGACACAAGAACATAAAAAAGCGACGCTGACGCCGCTGCTTACCCTGCTGATGTCCATCGCTACCGGGCTGGCCGTCGCCAGCAACTACTATGCCCAGCCACTGCTGGAGACCATCGCGCAGCACTTCGCGCTGTCGGTCAATCAGGCTGGCTTTATTGTCACTGTCGCGCAGGTCAGCTACGCCTGCGGCCTGCTGTTTTTGGTGCCACTCGGCGACAAGTTTGAACGCCGCAACATGATTGTGCTGATGATGCTGCTGGCCGCCGCCGGGATGCTGGTGACCGCCTCCTCCACCACCCTGCCGCTGATGCTGTTTGGCACCGCGCTGACCGGCCTGTTCTCGGTGGTGGCGCAGGTGCTGGTGCCGCTGGCGGCCACCATGGCCGAGCCGCACCGGCGCGGCAAGGTGATTGGCACCATCATGAGCGGCCTGCTGCTCGGCATCCTGCTGGCACGCACCGTGGCCGGGGCAGTGGCCAGCGTCGGCGGCTGGCGCGCCATCTACTGGATCGCCAGCGTGCTGATGTTCATCATGGCGGGCGTGCTGTGGCGCGTGCTGCCGCGCTACAAGCAGCACAGCGATCTGAACTACGCCCAGCTGCTCGGCTCCATCTTCACCCTGTTCCTGCGCAATCCGCTGCTGCGTACCCGCGCGCTGATTGGCATGATGTCCTTCGCCAACTTCAGCATTCTCTGGACCTCCATGGCGTTCCTGCTCGCCAGCCCACCCTTCAACTTTTCTGAAGGAACCATTGGGCTGTTTGGTCTGGCCGGGGCGGCCGGGGCACTGGGCGCGACCCGCGCTGGCCACCTGGCGGACAAGGGGTTCGCCAAGCACACCACCACCGCCGCGCTGCTGTTGCTGCTGCTCTCGTGGGGGGCAATCTACTGGGGAAGCGTCTCGGTGGGCTGGCTGGTGGTCGGCATTCTGGTGCTGGATCTGGCGGTTCAGGGAGTGCACATCACCAACCAGAGCGTGATCTACCGTACCCTGCCGGAGGCGCGTAACCGCCTGACCGCCGGCTACATGACCAGCTACTTCATCGGCGGCGCGGCTGGTTCGCTGTTGTCAGCGAGTGCTTACCAACACTTTGGCTGGGCCGGGGTGGCGGGCGTGGGCGCCAGCATCGCGGCGGTGAATCTGCTGCATTGGCTGCTCAATGCGAAGCACTGA
- a CDS encoding bifunctional acetate--CoA ligase family protein/GNAT family N-acetyltransferase, with protein sequence MSQRGLEALLRPKSIAVIGASNKPGRAGNLMMRNLLEGGFSGPVLPVTPAVRAVCGVLAYADVDGLPLTPDLAVLCTRAERNLALLEALGRKGCKTAIVLSSHPAQFAELKACAQRFAMRLLGPNSLGLLAPWQQLNASFSPVPIQKGKLAFISQSAAVANTILDWAQQRSIGFSYFISLGDSLDIDVDDLLDFLARDAKTSAILLHLEQVSDARRFLSASRSASRNKPILVIKSGRSPQAQQLLQGQQGLDAAYDAAIQRAGLLRVRDTHELFSAVETLSHMRPLRGERLLIVSNGAAPAAMALDELLRRHGKLATLEEATLGALAAALPPVIAPGNPLDLRDDATPARYQAALQALLDSQEYDALLLLHAPSAAAHATTTAAALIETLRQHPRGKRITLLTNWSGEHSSQEARRLFTEAGIPTYRTPEGAVTAFMHMVEYRRNQKQLRETPALPVALATDAAHAHQLIEQALAAGATQLDTHEVRAILHAYGLSTLPTWIAGDSAEAVHIAEQIGYPVALKLRSPDIPHKSEVQGVMLYLRSAAEVQHAADAILERVQRTFPQARIQGLLVQSMANRAGAQELRIVVEQDPVFGPLVMLGEGGVEWRPEEQAAVALPPLNMTLARYLVMQAVKGGKIRGRSALQALDVPALSRLLVQVSNLILDCPQIGRLDIHPLLASGSEFTLLDVSMQLAPFVGDPQARLAIRPYPHALEEQVVLKDGGVCLFRPILPEDEPLLKHFISRVTKEDLYYRYFSEINEFTHEDLANMTQIDYDREMAFVAVRPGGEGQEIIGVTRAVSDPDNIDAEFSVLVRSDLKGLGLGGRLLAKMIAYTTDHGLKRLTGITMPNNRGMIALAKKVGFRVEVLLEEGIVNLTLLLT encoded by the coding sequence ATGAGCCAACGCGGATTAGAGGCGCTGTTGCGGCCAAAATCGATTGCCGTGATCGGCGCTTCCAACAAACCGGGGCGCGCCGGCAACCTGATGATGCGCAATTTGCTGGAGGGGGGCTTCAGTGGGCCGGTGCTGCCCGTGACGCCAGCGGTGCGCGCGGTGTGTGGCGTGCTGGCCTATGCCGACGTCGATGGCCTGCCGCTGACGCCTGATTTGGCGGTGCTCTGCACCCGCGCCGAGCGCAATCTGGCGCTGCTGGAGGCCCTCGGGCGCAAGGGGTGCAAAACCGCCATTGTGCTCTCCTCCCATCCGGCGCAATTTGCGGAACTGAAAGCCTGCGCCCAGCGCTTCGCCATGCGGCTGCTCGGCCCCAACAGCCTCGGCCTGCTGGCCCCGTGGCAACAGCTCAACGCCAGCTTCTCGCCGGTGCCGATCCAGAAGGGCAAGCTGGCCTTTATCTCCCAGTCCGCCGCCGTCGCCAACACCATCCTTGACTGGGCGCAACAGCGCTCCATCGGCTTCTCCTACTTTATTTCGCTCGGCGACAGCCTCGACATTGATGTCGATGACCTGCTCGATTTTCTGGCGCGTGACGCCAAGACCAGCGCCATTTTGCTCCACCTGGAGCAAGTGAGCGACGCCCGCCGCTTTCTCTCCGCCTCGCGTAGCGCCTCACGCAATAAGCCGATTCTGGTGATCAAGAGCGGTCGCAGCCCACAGGCGCAACAGCTGTTGCAGGGGCAACAGGGGCTGGACGCCGCCTATGATGCCGCCATCCAGCGCGCTGGCCTGCTGCGGGTGCGCGATACCCATGAACTTTTCTCGGCGGTGGAGACGCTCAGCCATATGCGGCCACTGCGCGGCGAGCGGCTGCTGATCGTCAGCAATGGCGCGGCCCCGGCGGCGATGGCGCTGGATGAGCTGCTGCGCCGCCACGGCAAGCTGGCAACGCTGGAGGAGGCGACCCTCGGCGCGCTGGCGGCCGCGCTGCCGCCGGTGATTGCGCCCGGCAACCCGCTCGACCTGCGTGATGACGCCACCCCTGCCCGCTACCAAGCGGCGTTGCAGGCGCTGCTCGACAGCCAGGAGTATGACGCGCTGCTGCTGCTCCATGCGCCCAGTGCGGCCGCCCATGCCACCACCACCGCTGCGGCGCTGATTGAAACCCTGCGCCAGCATCCGCGCGGCAAACGCATTACGCTGCTGACCAACTGGAGCGGCGAACACTCCTCCCAAGAGGCGCGCCGGCTGTTTACCGAGGCTGGCATCCCGACCTATCGCACGCCTGAGGGCGCGGTCACCGCCTTTATGCATATGGTGGAGTACCGGCGCAACCAGAAGCAACTGCGTGAGACGCCAGCACTGCCGGTGGCGCTGGCCACTGACGCCGCCCATGCCCACCAGCTGATTGAGCAGGCGCTGGCCGCCGGTGCCACCCAGCTCGACACCCATGAGGTGCGCGCCATCCTGCACGCCTATGGGCTTTCCACCCTGCCGACCTGGATCGCTGGCGATAGCGCCGAGGCGGTGCACATCGCGGAGCAGATTGGCTATCCGGTGGCGTTGAAACTGCGCTCGCCGGACATTCCGCATAAGTCCGAGGTGCAGGGGGTAATGCTCTACCTGCGTAGTGCCGCGGAAGTGCAGCATGCCGCCGACGCGATTCTCGAGCGGGTACAGCGCACCTTCCCGCAGGCGCGCATCCAAGGGCTGCTGGTGCAGAGCATGGCCAACCGTGCTGGCGCGCAGGAGTTGCGGATTGTGGTGGAGCAAGACCCGGTGTTCGGCCCGCTGGTGATGCTGGGTGAAGGCGGCGTGGAGTGGCGGCCAGAGGAGCAGGCCGCGGTGGCGCTGCCGCCGCTCAATATGACGCTGGCACGCTATCTGGTGATGCAGGCGGTCAAGGGCGGCAAAATCCGCGGGCGCAGCGCGTTGCAGGCGCTGGACGTGCCAGCGCTTAGCCGCCTGCTGGTGCAGGTTTCCAACCTGATTCTGGACTGCCCGCAGATCGGCCGGCTCGACATCCATCCGCTGTTGGCCTCCGGCAGTGAGTTCACCCTGCTGGATGTCTCGATGCAGCTCGCGCCCTTTGTGGGCGATCCGCAGGCGCGGCTGGCCATCCGCCCCTACCCCCACGCGCTGGAGGAGCAGGTGGTGCTGAAAGATGGCGGCGTCTGCCTGTTCCGCCCAATCCTGCCCGAGGATGAGCCGCTGCTGAAGCACTTTATCAGCCGCGTAACCAAGGAAGATCTCTACTACCGCTACTTTAGCGAGATCAATGAGTTTACCCACGAAGATTTGGCGAATATGACCCAGATCGACTACGATCGGGAGATGGCGTTTGTTGCGGTGCGGCCCGGCGGTGAAGGCCAGGAGATCATTGGCGTGACCCGTGCGGTGTCGGATCCAGACAATATCGATGCGGAATTTTCGGTGCTGGTTCGTTCAGATTTAAAGGGATTGGGTTTGGGCGGACGGCTGCTCGCCAAGATGATTGCCTACACCACCGATCACGGCCTGAAACGCTTGACCGGTATTACCATGCCGAACAACCGTGGCATGATCGCACTGGCAAAAAAGGTGGGTTTCCGTGTCGAGGTGCTGTTGGAGGAGGGGATAGTGAATTTGACCCTGCTGCTGACATAA
- the emrA gene encoding multidrug efflux MFS transporter periplasmic adaptor subunit EmrA: protein MSAQAESQQPQQPTAKKRSRKRALLILGIIFLLAGAAYLAYWYLVARHYQETDDAYVAGNQVQIMAQVTGSVTRVNVDDTDLVHKGDVLLTLDPTDAEQAFERAQTELASSVRQTHQLIINSKQYQATIALRKTELSQAETDYQRRVVLGAANAIGREELQHARDAVASAKASLDVAQQQYNANQAMILSTPLAQQPAIQQAAAQLRDAWLALQRTRVVAPIDGYVSRRSVQVGAQITTNTPLMAVVPATNLWVDANFKETQLANMRIGQPATVVSDIYGDDVVYQGKVVGLDMGTGSAFSLLPAQNATGNWIKVVQRLPVRIELDPKQVADHPLRIGLSTLVKVDTRDPQGQMLASVPRKGALYETNALTLDLAPVDKLIADIIQANGG from the coding sequence ATGAGTGCACAGGCGGAGAGCCAACAGCCGCAGCAACCCACTGCCAAAAAACGCTCGCGCAAACGCGCGTTGCTGATCCTTGGCATCATTTTCCTGCTGGCCGGCGCGGCCTATCTGGCTTACTGGTATCTGGTGGCACGCCACTATCAGGAGACAGACGACGCCTATGTGGCGGGCAATCAGGTGCAGATTATGGCGCAGGTGACGGGCAGCGTGACCCGCGTCAACGTCGATGACACCGATCTGGTGCACAAGGGCGACGTGCTGCTGACCCTCGACCCCACCGACGCCGAGCAGGCTTTTGAGCGCGCCCAGACCGAACTGGCCAGCAGCGTGCGCCAGACCCACCAGCTGATCATCAACAGCAAGCAGTATCAGGCGACCATTGCCCTGCGCAAGACCGAGCTGAGTCAGGCTGAGACTGACTACCAGCGCCGCGTGGTGCTGGGCGCGGCCAACGCCATTGGCCGTGAGGAGCTGCAACACGCCCGTGACGCGGTGGCGAGCGCCAAGGCGTCGCTGGATGTGGCGCAGCAACAGTACAACGCCAATCAGGCCATGATCCTCTCTACCCCGCTGGCGCAGCAGCCAGCGATCCAACAGGCCGCCGCCCAGTTGCGTGATGCCTGGCTGGCGCTGCAACGCACCCGCGTGGTCGCGCCGATTGATGGCTATGTCTCCCGCCGCAGTGTGCAGGTGGGCGCACAGATCACCACCAATACGCCGCTGATGGCGGTGGTGCCAGCCACCAACCTGTGGGTCGATGCCAACTTCAAAGAGACACAGCTCGCCAATATGCGCATCGGCCAGCCAGCCACCGTGGTCAGCGACATCTATGGTGATGACGTGGTTTATCAGGGCAAGGTGGTCGGGCTGGACATGGGCACCGGCAGTGCCTTCTCCCTGCTGCCGGCGCAGAATGCCACCGGCAACTGGATCAAGGTGGTGCAGCGCCTGCCAGTGCGGATTGAGCTGGACCCGAAACAGGTGGCAGATCACCCGCTGCGCATCGGCCTCTCCACGCTGGTCAAGGTCGATACCCGCGATCCGCAGGGCCAGATGCTCGCCTCCGTGCCACGCAAGGGGGCGCTGTATGAGACCAATGCCCTGACGCTGGATCTGGCGCCGGTCGATAAGCTGATCGCTGACATCATTCAGGCAAATGGCGGCTGA
- a CDS encoding tRNA-uridine aminocarboxypropyltransferase, whose protein sequence is MPDNAVLRLRRERLARSTRPYRARGCRVVRCQSCLLPQINCLCDTIVPQPARSRFCLVMFDTEPLKPSNTGRLIADILPETEAFVWSRTETDPALLAAVADPSRQPYVIFPEAYAEPGRQVFTELPAGGKPPLFIMLDGTWTEAKKMFRKSPYLNGLPMFSLNVPSTSRYLLREAQRPEQHCTAEVAAVLLAQAGDTAAAQQLAEHFHTFRERYLAGKPHRPVELTT, encoded by the coding sequence ATGCCAGACAATGCCGTTTTACGCCTGCGCCGTGAGCGCCTGGCGCGCTCGACCCGCCCCTACCGCGCCCGCGGCTGTCGCGTGGTGCGCTGCCAATCCTGCCTGTTACCCCAGATCAATTGCCTGTGCGACACCATCGTGCCGCAACCGGCGCGCAGCCGTTTCTGTCTGGTGATGTTTGATACCGAGCCGCTGAAGCCCAGCAACACTGGCCGCCTGATCGCTGACATCCTGCCGGAGACCGAGGCCTTTGTCTGGTCGCGCACGGAGACCGATCCGGCGCTGCTGGCGGCCGTCGCTGACCCGTCACGCCAGCCCTACGTCATTTTCCCGGAAGCCTACGCGGAGCCGGGCCGGCAGGTGTTTACCGAACTGCCCGCTGGCGGCAAGCCGCCGCTGTTCATCATGCTGGATGGCACCTGGACGGAGGCGAAGAAGATGTTCCGCAAAAGCCCCTACCTGAACGGGCTGCCGATGTTCTCGCTGAATGTGCCCTCCACCTCCCGTTACCTGTTGCGCGAGGCACAGCGCCCGGAGCAGCACTGCACCGCCGAGGTGGCTGCCGTGCTGCTGGCGCAGGCCGGTGACACCGCCGCCGCCCAGCAATTGGCCGAGCACTTCCACACCTTCCGCGAGCGCTATCTGGCGGGAAAACCCCATCGTCCGGTAGAACTCACAACATAA
- the trxC gene encoding thioredoxin TrxC: MNTVCASCQATNRLPEDRIDDGAKCGRCGHPLFDGEVAHATGATLDKLLQDDLPVVVDFWAPWCGPCLNFAPVFEAVAQERAGKMRFLKINTEQEQALSARFRIRSIPTIMLFHKGQVVDLLSGAMPKAPFEEWLDDALVAK; encoded by the coding sequence ATGAACACCGTATGTGCATCCTGCCAGGCAACCAACCGCCTGCCTGAAGACCGCATTGATGACGGCGCGAAATGTGGCCGCTGCGGTCATCCGCTGTTCGATGGCGAAGTGGCCCACGCGACCGGCGCAACCCTGGATAAATTGTTGCAGGACGACCTGCCCGTCGTAGTCGACTTTTGGGCGCCCTGGTGCGGGCCGTGCCTGAACTTCGCCCCGGTCTTTGAGGCCGTGGCTCAGGAGCGAGCCGGCAAAATGCGTTTCCTGAAGATCAACACCGAACAGGAGCAGGCCCTCAGCGCCCGTTTCCGCATCCGCAGCATCCCGACCATCATGCTGTTCCATAAGGGACAGGTGGTCGATCTGCTGAGCGGCGCGATGCCAAAAGCGCCCTTTGAAGAGTGGCTTGACGACGCGCTGGTGGCGAAATAA
- a CDS encoding tRNA/rRNA methyltransferase, translating to MSDSLSGKSGKVKVMYVRSEDEGESRNKDRRPAGKGRDGARPENGRRNDRRSETRGSDARGGSDNRGSDRRNDTRRNDPNRPRRPARDDRDDGPYSSPWKTVSRGPADETTPDHGGITGKSFIDPEQLRRQRAEETRVYGENACQALFASRPEAIVRAWFVQSVTPRFREALRWMAANRKAYHVVEEEELAKASGTEHHGGVCFLIKKRQGLAAETYLETAPATDCVLALEDVGNPHNLGGIMRTCAHFGINGLLVQDPAQLESGAAVRTAEGGAEHVKAINADDFLGVLDTFRRAGYTIVTTSSHKGNPLSKATLPAKMVLVLGQERAGLSDSAWQQGDVSVSIGGTGNVESLNVSVATGILLGEWWRQNQG from the coding sequence ATGAGTGATTCATTAAGTGGTAAAAGCGGCAAAGTCAAAGTGATGTACGTCCGCAGTGAAGATGAGGGCGAATCCCGCAACAAGGATCGCCGTCCAGCCGGCAAGGGGCGCGATGGCGCACGGCCGGAAAATGGTCGCCGTAACGACCGCCGCAGCGAGACGCGCGGCAGTGACGCCCGTGGCGGCAGCGACAACCGCGGCAGTGACAGACGCAATGACACCCGCCGGAACGACCCGAATCGCCCACGCCGCCCGGCACGTGACGATCGTGACGACGGCCCATACAGCTCGCCGTGGAAGACCGTCTCCCGCGGCCCGGCGGATGAGACCACCCCGGATCACGGTGGCATCACCGGCAAGAGCTTCATCGACCCGGAACAGCTGCGCCGCCAGCGCGCCGAAGAGACGCGTGTCTATGGCGAGAACGCCTGTCAGGCACTGTTCGCCAGCCGCCCGGAGGCGATTGTCCGCGCGTGGTTCGTGCAGTCCGTGACCCCGCGTTTCCGCGAGGCGCTGCGCTGGATGGCGGCCAACCGCAAGGCTTACCACGTGGTGGAAGAGGAGGAGCTGGCGAAGGCGTCCGGCACCGAGCACCACGGCGGCGTCTGCTTCCTGATCAAGAAGCGCCAGGGGCTGGCGGCGGAAACCTACCTGGAGACCGCACCGGCGACCGACTGCGTGCTGGCGCTGGAGGATGTCGGCAACCCGCACAACCTCGGCGGCATCATGCGCACCTGTGCCCACTTCGGCATCAATGGCCTGCTGGTGCAAGATCCGGCGCAGCTGGAGTCTGGCGCGGCGGTGCGTACCGCTGAGGGCGGCGCGGAGCATGTGAAGGCGATCAACGCCGATGATTTCCTCGGCGTGCTGGATACCTTCCGCCGCGCGGGTTACACCATCGTCACCACCTCCAGCCACAAGGGCAACCCGCTCTCCAAGGCGACCCTGCCGGCCAAAATGGTGCTGGTACTGGGTCAGGAGCGCGCCGGCCTCTCTGACAGCGCCTGGCAGCAGGGGGACGTCAGCGTCTCCATCGGCGGCACCGGCAATGTCGAGAGCCTGAACGTCTCCGTCGCCACCGGCATCCTGCTGGGCGAGTGGTGGCGTCAGAATCAGGGCTAA
- the proX gene encoding glycine betaine/L-proline ABC transporter substrate-binding protein ProX has product MQARTWQVLALGSALLTTAAAAADLPGKGVTVQPIQSTISEETFQTLLVNKALEKLGYTVQETREVDYNVAYTTLAAGDATFMAVNWQPLHDDMYDAAGGDKLFYRQGDYVSGAAQGYLIDRKTAEQHHITNVEQLKDPEIAKLFDANGDGKADLAGCTPGWGCEAALNAQLKAYDLTNTVTHNQGNYAAMMADTITRYKEGKPILYYTWTPYWVSDVLVPGRDVLWLQVPFSVVPGEPNGSTKLPNGKDYGFKVNTMHIVANRAWAEKNPAAAKLFAIMKLPLKDINAQNSAMHAGQSSEADIERQTDGWIQAHQALFDGWVKEAAAAAQ; this is encoded by the coding sequence ATGCAAGCACGCACATGGCAGGTGCTGGCGCTCGGCAGCGCCCTGTTGACCACCGCCGCCGCCGCCGCCGATCTGCCCGGCAAGGGCGTCACTGTCCAGCCGATCCAGAGCACCATCAGTGAGGAGACCTTCCAGACCCTGCTGGTCAACAAGGCGCTGGAGAAGCTGGGCTACACCGTGCAGGAGACGCGCGAGGTGGACTACAACGTCGCCTACACCACGCTGGCGGCGGGCGATGCCACCTTTATGGCCGTCAACTGGCAGCCGCTGCATGATGATATGTATGACGCCGCCGGTGGCGATAAGCTGTTCTACCGTCAGGGTGACTATGTCAGCGGCGCGGCGCAGGGCTACCTGATTGACCGCAAGACCGCCGAGCAGCACCACATCACCAATGTCGAGCAGCTCAAAGACCCGGAGATTGCCAAGCTGTTTGATGCCAACGGCGACGGCAAGGCCGATCTGGCTGGCTGTACGCCGGGCTGGGGCTGTGAGGCGGCGCTGAATGCCCAGCTCAAGGCCTATGACCTGACCAACACCGTGACGCACAACCAAGGCAACTACGCGGCGATGATGGCGGACACCATCACCCGTTATAAAGAGGGCAAGCCGATCCTCTACTACACCTGGACGCCTTACTGGGTCAGCGATGTGCTGGTGCCGGGCCGTGACGTACTGTGGTTGCAGGTGCCCTTCTCGGTGGTGCCGGGCGAGCCAAATGGCAGTACCAAGCTGCCAAACGGCAAGGATTATGGCTTCAAGGTGAACACCATGCACATCGTCGCCAACCGCGCGTGGGCGGAGAAGAACCCGGCGGCGGCGAAACTGTTCGCCATCATGAAGCTGCCGTTGAAGGACATCAACGCGCAGAACTCGGCGATGCACGCTGGCCAAAGCTCGGAGGCGGATATTGAGCGCCAGACCGACGGCTGGATCCAGGCGCATCAGGCGCTGTTTGATGGCTGGGTCAAGGAGGCGGCGGCCGCCGCGCAATAA